A genomic stretch from Vicinamibacteria bacterium includes:
- the qhpC gene encoding quinohemoprotein amine dehydrogenase subunit gamma, with protein MKHLKPGNRKAEAAFEWLEAEGGEVKALQETPPHYPPGCTTIFSPGWEVDSTGGTAALCQPMERDLYDCYKTCFWPAQVPDYLNNNPDWHSGCASATQDWRKIDLIFP; from the coding sequence ATGAAGCACCTGAAGCCCGGTAACCGTAAAGCGGAAGCGGCCTTCGAATGGCTCGAGGCCGAGGGCGGCGAGGTCAAGGCTCTGCAGGAGACCCCACCGCATTACCCGCCGGGGTGTACGACGATCTTCTCGCCGGGATGGGAAGTCGATTCGACCGGAGGGACTGCCGCCTTGTGCCAACCCATGGAGCGCGACCTCTACGATTGCTACAAGACGTGTTTCTGGCCGGCGCAGGTGCCGGACTATCTGAACAACAACCCGGACTGGCACTCCGGTTGCGCCAGCGCGACGCAGGACTGGCGGAAGATCGATCTCATATTTCCTTAG